A DNA window from Hydrogenophaga taeniospiralis contains the following coding sequences:
- a CDS encoding glutaminase produces MPRRHLPALLDQIHTEAQALFGQGRVADYIPALGEVPPRQFGMAVALCNGETHAVGDAHTPFSLQSITKLFTFVLALKLVGDELWQRVGREPSGAAFNSIVQLETENGIPRNPFINAGALVITDILTTRYAHLDYALLGALRRLADDPGLHWNARIAKSERDTAHRNMAMAYFMKSHGNFHNPPELVLDNYCRQCATEMSCAQLAQATMFLANGGRDLGHQGQPDEQFLSADDTRRVNALLLTCGAYDAAGDFAYRIGLPVKTGVGGGIVAIVPGVGTVAVWAPELDAKGNSVLGAFALERLVQLTGWGHNTL; encoded by the coding sequence ATGCCCCGCCGCCACCTGCCCGCCCTCCTGGACCAGATCCACACCGAAGCCCAGGCCCTGTTTGGCCAGGGCCGCGTGGCCGACTACATCCCCGCCCTGGGCGAGGTGCCGCCGCGCCAGTTCGGCATGGCGGTGGCGCTGTGCAATGGCGAAACCCACGCCGTCGGCGACGCCCACACGCCCTTTTCCCTGCAGAGCATCACCAAGCTCTTCACCTTCGTGCTGGCGCTCAAGCTCGTGGGCGACGAACTCTGGCAACGCGTGGGCCGCGAGCCCTCGGGCGCCGCGTTCAACTCCATCGTGCAGCTGGAAACGGAAAACGGCATCCCGCGCAACCCCTTCATCAACGCGGGCGCGCTCGTCATCACCGACATCCTCACCACCCGCTACGCCCACCTCGACTACGCCCTGCTCGGCGCCCTGCGCCGCCTGGCCGACGACCCCGGGCTGCACTGGAACGCCCGCATCGCCAAAAGCGAGCGCGACACCGCCCACCGCAACATGGCCATGGCCTACTTCATGAAGAGCCACGGCAATTTCCACAACCCGCCCGAGCTGGTGCTGGACAACTACTGCCGCCAGTGCGCCACCGAAATGAGCTGCGCCCAGCTCGCGCAGGCCACCATGTTCCTCGCCAACGGCGGCCGCGATCTTGGCCACCAGGGCCAGCCCGACGAGCAGTTTCTGAGCGCCGACGACACCCGCCGCGTCAACGCCCTGCTGCTCACCTGCGGCGCCTACGACGCCGCGGGCGACTTCGCCTACCGCATCGGCCTGCCGGTGAAGACCGGCGTGGGCGGCGGCATCGTGGCCATCGTGCCCGGCGTGGGCACCGTGGCGGTGTGGGCGCCCGAGCTGGACGCCAAAGGCAATTCGGTGCTCGGCGCCTTCGCGCTGGAGCGGCTGGTGCAGCTCACGGGCTGGGGGCACAACACGCTCTGA
- the yjjJ gene encoding type II toxin-antitoxin system HipA family toxin YjjJ, whose translation MSPQNPTDSGLLQALRSLGGQAGGAQLRQGLGISQPTLSRLLAPLVAGGQVVAVGAARARRYLLPREVEGVGRQVPIHEVTPQGELRPFGTLYPLAGGGFWMDEADKAHGSSAYHPSLPWFLYDMRPQGFLGRGFVDTHPALQLPANLQHWSDDHILKALVNAGEDLPGNLVVGTAAFDRFLSLPAPQRSRAPVVNAPAVQYPALAAQALGQTLAGSSAGGEQPKFSALREGHPVLVKFSPASESATDQRWRDLLVCEALALHTLADAGISAAHTELIEAEGRVFLESRRFDRTPQGRVGMVSLEVYDRQYIGQGTNWVDTARRSDQAGSERLSAADVTTLCLLDAFGALIANTDRHHGNISLLLRDHRWQLAPAYDMLPMLYAPVAGELVPRDFAAQPPRPSVHTLAVWPQARALATGFWLLVADDARISAGFRAMAQANAALVAGL comes from the coding sequence ATGAGCCCCCAAAACCCCACCGATAGCGGGCTGCTGCAGGCCCTGCGCAGCCTGGGCGGCCAAGCCGGCGGCGCCCAGTTGCGGCAAGGCCTGGGCATCAGCCAGCCCACCCTGTCGCGCCTGCTGGCGCCGTTGGTGGCCGGCGGCCAGGTGGTGGCGGTGGGCGCGGCGCGGGCGCGGCGCTACCTGCTGCCGCGCGAGGTGGAGGGCGTGGGCCGCCAGGTGCCCATCCATGAAGTCACACCGCAAGGCGAGCTGCGCCCGTTCGGCACGCTCTACCCGCTGGCCGGCGGCGGCTTCTGGATGGACGAAGCCGACAAGGCGCACGGCAGCAGCGCCTACCACCCCAGCCTGCCCTGGTTTCTCTACGACATGCGGCCCCAGGGCTTTCTCGGTCGGGGCTTTGTCGACACGCACCCGGCCCTTCAACTGCCCGCCAACCTGCAGCACTGGAGCGACGACCACATCTTGAAAGCGCTGGTCAACGCTGGCGAAGACCTGCCCGGCAACCTCGTCGTCGGCACCGCCGCGTTCGACCGCTTCCTGAGCCTGCCCGCGCCGCAGCGCAGCCGCGCGCCCGTGGTGAACGCGCCCGCCGTGCAATACCCTGCCCTGGCCGCACAGGCGCTGGGCCAGACCCTGGCCGGTTCCAGCGCCGGCGGCGAGCAGCCCAAGTTCAGCGCGCTGCGCGAAGGGCACCCGGTGCTGGTGAAGTTCTCCCCGGCCAGCGAGAGCGCCACCGACCAGCGCTGGCGCGACCTGCTGGTCTGCGAAGCCCTGGCCCTGCACACCCTGGCGGACGCCGGCATCAGCGCCGCCCACACCGAACTCATCGAGGCCGAGGGCCGCGTCTTCCTCGAAAGCCGCCGTTTCGACCGCACGCCGCAAGGCCGTGTGGGCATGGTCTCGCTCGAGGTCTACGACCGCCAGTACATCGGCCAGGGCACCAACTGGGTCGACACCGCCCGCCGCTCCGACCAGGCCGGCTCCGAGCGCCTGAGCGCGGCCGATGTGACCACCCTCTGCCTGCTCGACGCCTTTGGCGCGCTGATCGCCAACACCGACCGCCACCACGGCAACATCTCGCTGCTGCTGCGCGACCACCGCTGGCAGCTCGCCCCCGCCTACGACATGCTGCCCATGCTCTACGCCCCCGTGGCCGGTGAACTGGTGCCGCGCGACTTCGCCGCCCAGCCGCCGCGCCCCAGCGTGCACACCCTGGCCGTGTGGCCCCAGGCGCGCGCGCTGGCCACCGGGTTCTGGCTGCTCGTGGCAGACGATGCGCGCATCAGCGCCGGGTTCCGGGCGATGGCCCAGGCCAACGCCGCGCTCGTGGCCGGGCTCTGA